The following proteins come from a genomic window of Lolium rigidum isolate FL_2022 chromosome 5, APGP_CSIRO_Lrig_0.1, whole genome shotgun sequence:
- the LOC124656002 gene encoding protein ELC-like, with protein MYAQQFLSTALSQRGPSALPYAEDVKWLIRNHLVALAGAFPSLHPRAALFTHNDGRAAHLLQADGTIPITHAGAVYHLPAVLWLPDPYPRAPPLVFLSPTRDMLIKPHHPLVDRSGLVAGAPYLRSWVFPSSNLLDLARSLSHLFSLDPPLFSRSTPPNPLPASSSSMHHAPSPRPPSEYASRPYRFPASPQLAARPPSTEDPAEVFRRNAIAKLVDTAYADAAALGAARAAEVVALSAVQAELRGRAESVDSGVRRITEEMEALERRLQDVTMATHVIEAWVAENRKGAADDVDSEAEGAIQPADVLSRQMLDCSAADRALEDAIYALDRGVQEGSVPFDGYLRSVRALAREQFFQRVLYTKVTREQQQAQVARMAARAPPQYAS; from the coding sequence ATGTACGCGCAACAGTTCCTGAGCACGGCGCTGTCCCAGCGGGGCCCCTCGGCGCTCCCCTACGCGGAGGACGTCAAGTGGCTGATCCGCAACCACCTGGTcgccctcgccggcgccttccccTCCCTCCACCCCAGGGCGGCCCTCTTCACCCACAACGACGGCCGCGCCGCGCACCTGCTCCAGGCCGACGGCACCATCCCCATCACCCACGCCGGCGCCGTCTACCACCTCCCCGCCGTCCTCTGGCTCCCCGACCCCTACCCGCGCGCCCCGcccctcgtcttcctctccccGACCCGCGACATGCTCATCAAGCCCCACCACCCGCTCGTCGATCGCTCCGGCCTCGTCGCCGGCGCGCCGTACCTCCGCTCCTGGGTCTTCCCCTCCTCCAACCTCCTCGACCTCGCCAGGTCCCTCTCCCACCTCTTCAGCCTCGACCCGCCTCTCTTCAGCAGATCCACTCCTCCCAATCCTCTtcctgcctcctcctcctcgatgcacCACGCCCCCTCTCCTCGCCCCCCTTCAGAGTACGCATCCCGCCCATACAGGTTCCCGGCCTCGCCCCAGCTCGCCGCTCGCCCACCGTCCACCGAGGACCCCGCCGAGGTCTTCAGGCGCAACGCCATCGCCAAGCTTGTCGACACGGCCTACGCTGACGCTGCCGCCCTGGGTGCTGCGCGTGCGGCCGAGGTTGTCGCCCTCTCCGCCGTGCAGGCCGAGCTGCGTGGCCGGGCGGAATCCGTCGACAGCGGGGTGCGCAGGATCACCGAGGAGATGGAGGCGCTCGAGCGCCGTCTTCAGGACGTGACGATGGCCACCCATGTCATCGAGGCCTGGGTCGCTGAGAACCGCAAGGGGGCCGCTGACGACGTAGACTCCGAAGCGGAGGGGGCAATCCAGCCTGCGGACGTGCTGTCCAGGCAGATGCTTGACTGTAGTGCAGCTGATCGGGCGCTCGAGGACGCCATTTATGCACTCGACAGGGGCGTCCAGGAAGGGTCCGTGCCATTCGACGGCTACCTCAGGagcgtgcgcgctctggcgcgggagCAGTTCTTCCAGCGCGTCCTCTACACCAAGGTCACTAGGGAGCAGCAGCAGGCGCAGGTCGCTAGGATGGCCGCACGGGCTCCGCCACAGTATGCGTCCTAG